A genome region from Amblyraja radiata isolate CabotCenter1 chromosome 4, sAmbRad1.1.pri, whole genome shotgun sequence includes the following:
- the mrpl53 gene encoding 39S ribosomal protein L53, mitochondrial, with the protein MAAGRTRVALKTVKDISVQFCPFQSNVRSAREFLAAIGTKKARQTNSNCRIVADVKHDETEPVISIKFNDGESLIMKAANLTTKEMLSFFDEICVAKDPRAQETGSKKS; encoded by the exons ATGGCGGCGGGCAGGACCAGGGTGGCGTTGAAGACGGTGAAAGATATCAGCGTACAGTTTTGTCCTTTCCAATCCAATGTCCGAAGCGCCAG AGAATTTCTTGCGGCAATAGGAACCAAAAAGGCTCGTCAAACAAACTCCAACTGTCGGATTGTAGCTGATGTAAAGCATGATGAGACAGAGCCTGTAATATCTATAAAATTCA ATGATGGAGAAAGCTTGATAATGAAGGCAGCAAACTTGACAACCAAAGAGATGCTATCATTTTTCGATGAGATATGTGTGGCCAAGGACCCTCGGGCACAAGAAACTGGATCCAAAAAAAGCTGA